In one window of Clavelina lepadiformis chromosome 4, kaClaLepa1.1, whole genome shotgun sequence DNA:
- the LOC143453362 gene encoding uncharacterized protein LOC143453362: MKIAVLITLFACQHAALGIRNNLISLLFENLSNNVAPPATCRSDCKNAFVGCILYSPYCNDGTSKAIMARRLCPITCKQCTPCKTSAPLCQEEPCFDNHPFCYSFQNAGLCESNYQAPTKTFEFVSSNCRKSCGLCGDQCKLPPIEEQCDEDCGDLHPGCGIWKEKGFCADDTPWPHVFKYCPLSCEVCKPCAIQKSGDLPPINNE; encoded by the exons ATGAAGATTGCCGTTCTCATCACTCTTTTCGCTTGCCAACATGCTGCTCTTGGAATCAGAAACAATCTCATATCGTTACTGTTCGAAAACCTAAGCAACAATGTGGCCCCACCTGCAACGTGCC GTTCGGACTGTAAGAACGCTTTCGTTGGGTGTATTTTATACAGCCCGTACTGCAACGATGGAACATCCAAAGCCATAATGGCAAGACGACTTTGCCCCATTACATGCAAACAATGTACCCCGTGCAAAACCTCAGCGCCATTGTGCCAAGAAG AACCATGTTTCGACAACCATCCTTTTTGCTACTCTTTCCAAAACGCCGGGCTGTGCGAAAGCAACTACCAAGCaccaacaaaaacatttgaatttgtttcgTCGAATTGCAGAAAATCTTGCGGGTTGTGTGGAGATCAATGCAAGTTGCCTCCCATAGAAGAGCAATGTGACGAAg ATTGTGGCGATTTACATCCTGGTTGTGGAATATGGAAAGAAAAGGGATTTTGCGCAGACGACACACCTTGGCCTCATGTATTCAAGTATTGCCCTTTGTCGTGTGAGGTTTGCAAGCCCTGCGCAATTCAAAAGTCTGGAGACCTTCCTCCGATCAACAACGAATAA